A genomic window from Massilia sp. METH4 includes:
- a CDS encoding homoserine O-acetyltransferase produces MAFAEPLPLQSGASLRDYTLMYETYGTLNADKSNAVLICHALNASHHVAGWYADDPKNVGWWDNMVGPGKPVDTNRFFVIGVNNLGSCFGSTGPMHTNPATGKPYGAAFPVVTVEDWVTAQARLADRLGVNQFAAVMGGSLGGMQALAWSIMYPDRLRHCVVIASTPKLSAQNIAFNDVARQAILSDPDYHGGDFYEHGVVPKNGLKVARMVGHITYLSDDDMAEKFGRKLRNISENGGYKFGFGIDFEIESYLRYQGDKFATYFDANTYLLITKALDYFDPARVHDGDLTRTLAKTKAKFFLASFTTDWRFSPERSREIVQALLANRREVTYAEIDAPHGHDAFLLEDPRYMGMVRAYFNQIANESKGGAA; encoded by the coding sequence ATGGCGTTCGCGGAACCCCTGCCGCTGCAAAGCGGTGCATCGCTGCGTGACTATACGCTGATGTATGAAACCTACGGCACTTTGAATGCCGACAAGTCGAACGCCGTGCTGATCTGCCACGCGCTCAATGCCTCGCACCACGTGGCCGGCTGGTATGCCGACGACCCCAAGAACGTGGGCTGGTGGGACAATATGGTCGGTCCCGGGAAACCGGTGGACACCAACAGGTTCTTCGTCATCGGCGTCAACAACCTGGGCTCCTGCTTCGGCTCCACGGGCCCGATGCACACCAACCCCGCAACCGGCAAGCCGTACGGCGCCGCCTTCCCCGTGGTGACAGTGGAAGACTGGGTGACCGCGCAAGCCCGCCTGGCCGACCGCCTCGGCGTCAACCAATTCGCCGCCGTGATGGGTGGCTCGCTGGGCGGCATGCAGGCGCTCGCCTGGAGCATCATGTACCCGGACCGGCTGCGCCACTGCGTGGTGATTGCTTCCACGCCGAAGCTGTCGGCCCAGAACATCGCCTTCAACGACGTGGCGCGGCAGGCGATCCTGTCCGACCCCGACTACCACGGCGGCGACTTCTACGAGCATGGCGTGGTGCCGAAGAACGGCCTGAAAGTGGCCCGCATGGTCGGCCACATCACCTACCTGTCCGACGACGACATGGCGGAGAAGTTCGGCCGCAAGCTGAGGAATATTTCGGAGAACGGCGGCTACAAGTTCGGCTTCGGCATCGACTTCGAGATCGAATCCTACCTGCGCTACCAGGGCGACAAGTTCGCCACGTATTTCGACGCCAACACCTACCTGTTGATCACCAAGGCCCTCGACTACTTCGACCCGGCCCGCGTGCATGACGGCGACCTGACCCGCACCTTGGCCAAGACGAAGGCCAAGTTCTTCCTGGCCTCGTTCACCACCGACTGGCGCTTCTCGCCGGAGCGCTCGCGCGAGATCGTGCAGGCGCTGCTGGCGAACCGCCGCGAAGTGACCTACGCGGAAATCGACGCGCCGCACGGCCACGACGCCTTCCTGCTGGAGGACCCGCGCTACATGGGCATGGTGCGTGCGTACTTCAATCAGATCGCCAACGAATCGAAAGGAGGCGCGGCATGA
- the metW gene encoding methionine biosynthesis protein MetW: MTFDDLKTARPDLAFIAHWIAPGAHVLDVGCGDGFMMDYLQTDKRCTGYGLELADDKVLESTQRGVRVIQQDFEKGGLALFGDNTFDTVLCLSALQMMQHVEALLRDIVRVGNEAIVSFPNFAYWPHRVALLKGRMPVSKTLPYQWYDTPNVRCATIEDFRALAAEVGVEVLEYVALAEGQIVNFLPNLRGELAVFRLRKRNGARRA, encoded by the coding sequence ATGACGTTCGACGACCTGAAAACCGCGCGCCCCGACCTGGCCTTCATCGCCCACTGGATCGCTCCCGGCGCGCACGTGCTGGACGTGGGCTGCGGCGACGGCTTCATGATGGACTACCTGCAGACCGACAAGCGCTGCACCGGCTACGGCCTGGAACTGGCGGACGACAAGGTGCTGGAAAGCACCCAGCGCGGCGTGCGCGTGATCCAGCAGGATTTCGAGAAGGGCGGCCTGGCGCTGTTCGGCGACAATACCTTCGATACGGTGCTGTGCCTGTCCGCGCTGCAGATGATGCAGCACGTGGAAGCGCTGCTGCGCGATATCGTCCGCGTCGGCAACGAGGCGATCGTGTCGTTCCCCAACTTCGCCTACTGGCCGCACCGCGTGGCGCTGCTGAAAGGGCGCATGCCCGTGTCCAAGACGCTGCCGTACCAGTGGTACGACACGCCGAACGTACGTTGCGCCACGATCGAGGACTTCCGCGCGCTGGCCGCCGAGGTGGGCGTGGAGGTGCTCGAATACGTGGCGCTGGCCGAAGGGCAAATCGTCAACTTCCTGCCGAACCTGCGCGGCGAGCTGGCGGTGTTCCGGCTGCGCAAGCGTAACGGAGCGCGGCGTGCTTGA
- a CDS encoding M48 family metallopeptidase — MKSLKHSLAFIALAANMHLAAAHQSAPAQQSAPAAAASDGIPVTRLSRLRVLSDEQAVNQQSKLQYDALLKEADQKNALVDDSHPQVQRLRAIAKRIIPHVGRWNPEAANWNWEVNLLNSDQVNAFCMPGGRIAFFTGILTKLNMTDDEVAMVMGHEIAHALREHARKRQGESQLAAIAGKLGGIAASALFGIDPNLTDFGGRVAAQAAVLKFSRGEETEADLVGIDLAARAGFDPRAGIALWQKMGAVNARAPIEFLSTHPSGETRIAEMNKNMPLVLPVYARTRGTTVAKLPAYRTTPLPRT; from the coding sequence ATGAAATCACTCAAACACAGCCTGGCATTCATCGCCCTGGCCGCCAACATGCACCTGGCGGCCGCTCACCAATCCGCGCCGGCGCAGCAATCCGCGCCCGCCGCCGCGGCGTCGGACGGCATCCCCGTCACGCGCCTGTCGCGGCTGCGCGTGCTGTCGGACGAACAGGCTGTCAACCAGCAATCGAAGCTGCAGTACGATGCGCTGTTGAAGGAGGCTGACCAGAAGAACGCCCTGGTCGACGACAGCCATCCGCAGGTGCAGCGCCTGCGCGCCATCGCCAAGCGCATCATCCCGCACGTGGGCCGCTGGAACCCGGAAGCGGCCAACTGGAACTGGGAAGTGAACCTGCTCAATTCCGACCAGGTGAACGCCTTTTGCATGCCGGGCGGGCGCATCGCCTTCTTCACCGGCATTCTCACCAAGCTGAACATGACGGATGACGAAGTGGCCATGGTGATGGGCCACGAGATCGCCCACGCGCTGCGCGAACATGCCCGCAAGCGCCAGGGCGAATCGCAGCTGGCCGCGATCGCCGGCAAGCTGGGCGGCATCGCCGCCTCGGCGCTGTTCGGCATCGACCCGAACCTCACCGACTTCGGCGGCCGCGTGGCCGCGCAGGCGGCCGTGCTGAAATTCTCGCGCGGCGAGGAAACCGAGGCCGACCTGGTAGGTATCGACTTGGCCGCCCGCGCCGGTTTCGATCCGCGCGCCGGCATCGCGCTGTGGCAGAAGATGGGCGCCGTCAACGCGCGCGCGCCGATCGAGTTTCTGTCCACGCACCCGAGTGGCGAAACCCGTATCGCCGAAATGAACAAGAACATGCCGCTGGTGCTGCCGGTCTATGCCCGCACGCGCGGCACCACGGTAGCCAAGCTGCCCGCTTACCGCACCACGCCGCTGCCGCGCACCTAG
- a CDS encoding pseudouridine synthase, giving the protein MSSTVKFHGKAPLPMRDGVTPSYLWLPAGDWPDLISFMVANYPAVTEAQWRERMARGDVVDAQGRALGPDSPYKRNLRIFYYRELEHETPIPFAEEVLYQDEHIIVADKPHFLPTIPTGRFLKETLLVRLRAKLGIEELVPIHRLDRETAGIVVFSCNLDSRGAYQSLFQQRLVQKEYEALAGPLPGREFPFSYSSRMVQGDKFFTMKEEPGEPNSETMIDFVEERGEHVLYRLWPHTGRQHQLRVHLAALGIPIVNDAFYPVALPCKQDDVSSPLKLLARAIGFPDPLTGEWRYFESRRSL; this is encoded by the coding sequence ATGTCCTCCACCGTCAAGTTTCACGGCAAGGCGCCATTGCCCATGCGCGATGGCGTCACGCCCAGCTACCTGTGGCTGCCCGCGGGGGACTGGCCCGACCTGATCAGCTTCATGGTGGCGAACTACCCGGCCGTTACCGAGGCGCAATGGCGCGAGCGGATGGCGCGCGGCGACGTCGTCGACGCGCAGGGCAGGGCGCTGGGGCCCGACTCGCCCTACAAGCGCAACCTGCGCATTTTCTATTACCGCGAGCTGGAACACGAGACGCCGATCCCGTTCGCCGAGGAAGTGCTGTACCAGGACGAGCACATCATCGTCGCCGACAAACCGCATTTCCTGCCGACGATCCCCACGGGGCGGTTCCTGAAGGAGACCTTGCTGGTGCGCCTGCGCGCGAAGCTGGGCATCGAGGAACTGGTGCCCATCCACCGGCTCGACCGTGAAACGGCCGGCATCGTGGTCTTTTCCTGCAACCTGGACAGCCGCGGGGCCTACCAGTCGCTGTTCCAGCAGCGCCTCGTGCAAAAGGAATACGAGGCACTGGCGGGCCCCTTGCCGGGCCGCGAGTTCCCGTTCAGCTACAGCAGCCGCATGGTGCAGGGAGACAAATTCTTCACGATGAAGGAAGAGCCGGGCGAGCCGAATTCGGAAACGATGATCGACTTCGTGGAAGAGCGCGGAGAGCACGTGCTGTACCGCTTGTGGCCGCATACGGGGCGCCAGCACCAGCTGCGCGTGCACCTGGCGGCGCTGGGCATCCCCATTGTCAACGACGCGTTCTATCCGGTGGCGCTGCCATGCAAGCAGGACGATGTGTCGTCGCCGTTGAAACTGCTGGCGCGGGCCATCGGTTTCCCCGATCCCTTGACCGGGGAGTGGCGCTATTTTGAAAGCCGGCGCAGCCTTTAG
- a CDS encoding exodeoxyribonuclease III, which yields MPKIISANLNGIRSAAKKGFFDWMGTQSADFICVQELKCQASDMTDEFRNPHGYHGHFHYAEKKGYSGTGVYSKVEPDAVRIGFGSPEFDAEGRYVRCDFGDLTVISVYCPSGSSSPERQEAKFRFMDLFLPHLVELRAEGREVVICGDWNIAHQEIDLKNWKGNLKNSGFLPEERAWLTRVFDECGYVDVHRGLDPRPEQYTWWSNRGQAYAKNVGWRIDYHVATPGIAQCAQSVSVYKDVKFSDHAPLIIDYLR from the coding sequence GGCATCCGCTCCGCCGCCAAGAAGGGCTTTTTCGACTGGATGGGCACCCAGTCCGCCGATTTCATCTGCGTCCAGGAACTCAAGTGCCAGGCCAGCGACATGACGGATGAGTTCAGGAATCCGCACGGCTACCACGGCCATTTCCACTACGCCGAGAAGAAAGGATATTCCGGGACCGGGGTCTACAGCAAGGTCGAACCGGATGCCGTGAGGATCGGCTTCGGCAGCCCGGAGTTCGATGCCGAGGGCCGCTACGTGCGCTGCGACTTCGGCGACCTGACCGTCATCTCCGTGTACTGCCCTTCCGGCTCCTCGTCGCCGGAACGCCAGGAGGCAAAGTTCCGCTTCATGGACCTGTTCCTGCCCCACCTGGTGGAACTGCGCGCCGAAGGCCGCGAAGTCGTCATCTGCGGCGACTGGAACATCGCCCACCAGGAAATCGACCTGAAGAACTGGAAGGGCAACCTGAAAAATTCGGGCTTCCTGCCCGAGGAACGGGCGTGGCTGACGCGCGTGTTCGACGAATGCGGCTACGTGGACGTGCACCGCGGCCTCGACCCGCGCCCGGAACAGTACACATGGTGGAGCAACCGCGGCCAGGCTTACGCGAAGAACGTGGGCTGGCGCATCGACTATCACGTGGCAACCCCCGGCATCGCGCAATGCGCGCAATCGGTCTCGGTGTACAAGGACGTGAAGTTTTCCGATCACGCTCCGCTGATCATCGACTACTTGCGCTGA